A genomic stretch from Setaria italica strain Yugu1 chromosome VII, Setaria_italica_v2.0, whole genome shotgun sequence includes:
- the LOC101759405 gene encoding auxin-responsive protein SAUR50, with protein MEQSGAKKSNKITEIVRMQQMLKKWRKLSVAPKHPGSPTAGSGADANGGGNAGESKAKKFLKRTLSFTDSPPSGSPPPPPKGHLAVCVGPAMQRFVIPMEYLKHRAFAALLREAEEEFGFQQEGVLRIPCEVPVFETILKAVEKNKKDAAFCYCSVEYAADEVGRGTPNNPLCR; from the coding sequence ATGGAGCAGTCCGGCGCAAAGAAGTCGAACAAGATCACCGAGATCGTGCGCATGCAGCAGATGCTCAAGAAGTGGCGCAAGCTCTCGGTCGCCCCCAAGCACCCCGGCTCGCccaccgccggctccggcgccgatgccaacggcggcggcaatgccggcgagagcaaggccaagaagttCCTGAAGCGGACCCTGTCCTTCACGGACAGCCCGCCCTcgggctccccgccgccgccgcccaagggcCACCTGGCGGTGTGCGTGGGCCCCGCGATGCAGCGGTTCGTGATCCCAATGGAGTACCTCAAGCACCGCGCCTTCGCGGCGCTGCTgcgggaggccgaggaggagttCGGGTTCCAGCAGGAGGGCGTGCTCCGCATCCCCTGCGAGGTCCCCGTCTTCGAGACCATCCTCAAGGCCGtcgagaagaacaagaaggacgCCGCCTTCTGCTACTGCAGCGTCGAGTACGCCGCCGACGAGGTCGGACGCGGCACGCCCAACAACCCGCTCTGCAGATAG
- the LOC101759810 gene encoding nuclear pore complex protein NUP88: MTRITAPPPPSSPPESPPPIRHSPAPATPPSRRRGRHSPSPSLALTPSSASTSAATSSRPKLRSTPKRSYTPAQWVPLSSHPAFSRRDGEGGGGGAAWDATASRLYAWDPSACGAHRIGVRIRDPEAENDGEEVAVEAAVPSEILMPETDLGYVVTHVSLNTDGSSLLLVGSHHLSVLYVHERVSEDGDTIICRTAPVASQILPSNSDGIKVLQASWHPFSNNHFAVLTSDAVFRLFDLSSDLEQPEQEFYLQPILPGKCQNASAICPVAFSYGSDHLWDRFSVFILFSDGSIFVLCPVVPFGSDYSKKHIQEIYEDVNAFGLKSSNPNVVTNSHLAIAWLEATFPDLLHQSTETSLLMSKAHPYAPVDDSLTLQGPLCRVCEENNESEGKTSTCEGKAVGFMYSSAGKDSVLVTAWGSGQLQVDALADEIQPQWNIGIPTRLNVDSHGKIKSVAMICDSNSQDPLALRSHRPSSMGSNVKSNIEAVWMGHSPPLLRLAIVDLALPKTPSDSSLSLFLDPLVPERFYCAHGGGLDMVTLHFLPFSYPEMASTPPSVHPILTTGNSETSSPFLCGFVTIADAYGHVQLVGITCLGECFVVEMKGWKEPTPLQLDIDSKSIKDVEPPATGMISKELIAGPDPPILPSSSSLKSLTPDSIEGKSTLHHYIKVFHEYYVEYGHKVFIELKEHADYVKTELEDKQKRLEAVKKSLLSIETKDQDINKRIDRAFKVYELLEKRIDSFKMLPAANKKPLSQAEQEFKAQLDRFADVELDALRSSIAALSARMKRFAQQPVGGTAGTGVILWQAPKAGRSHISESQMSLLKSSLEKLSILNEENNLKLRLIDHELKNKEQ; encoded by the exons atgACTCGCatcaccgcgccgccgccgccgtcctcgcccccGGAGTCTCCACCTCCCATCCGCCACTCGCCGGCACCGGCGAccccgccctcccgccgccgtggccgccacTCGCCGTCCCCGTCCCTCGCGCTCACCCCCTCATCCGCTTcgacctccgccgccacctcctcgagACCGAAGCTGCGCTCCACGCCGAAGCGGTCCTACACGCCGGCGCAGTGGGTGCCGCTGTCCTCCCACCCCGCCTTCTCCAgacgcgacggcgagggcggcggtggcggcgccgcgtgGGACGCCACAGCGTCGCGGCTGTACGCGTGGGACCCTTCGGCGTGCGGCGCCCACCGGATAGGCGTGCGGATTAGGGACCCGGAGGCGGAGAATGATGGGGAGGAGGTCGCCGTGGAAGCCGCCGTCCCTTCCGAG ATTTTGATGCCAGAGACTGATCTTGGTTACGTGGTCACTCATGTATCACTTAACACTGATGGTTCATCACTGCTACTTGTTGGATCACATCATCTTAGTGTCCTGTACGTACATGAGAGGGTGTCTGAAGACGGTGATACAATCATATGCAG GACTGCACCAGTTGCTTCTCAGATCCTACCCAGTAACAGTGACGGCATAAAAGTTCTGCAGGCATCTTGGCATCCTTTTAGCAACAACCATTTTGCAGTTTTGACATCAGATGCTGTTTTCAG GCTATTTGATCTGTCATCCGATTTAGAGCAGCCAGAGCAGGAATTTTATTTGCAGCCAATACTACCTGGGAAATGTCAGAATGCTTCGGCGATTTGTCCAGTGGCATTCTCTTATGGGAGTGATCATCTATGGGATAGATTTTCG GTTTTCATCTTATTCAGTGATGGTTCAATTTTTGTGCTCTGTCCTGTTGTTCCATTTGGAAG TGATTATAGCAAGAAACATATCCAAGAAATATATGAAGATGTTAATGCATTTGGATTGAAATCTTCAAATCCAAATGTTGTCACTAACTCACATTTGGCCATAGCTTGGTTGGAGGCAACATTTCCTGACTTGTTACATCAATCAACAGAAACCAGTTTGCTGATGTCAAAAGCTCATCCATATGCGCCTGTAGATGATTCTCTAACTTTACAG GGGCCTCTTTGTAGGGTTTGTGAGGAAAACAATGAATCTGAAGGCAAGACTAGCACTTGTGAAGGCAAAGCTGTAGGTTTTATGTACAGTTCTGCTGGCAAAGATTCAGTTCTCGTGACTGCCTGGGGTAGTGGACAGCTCCAGGTTGATGCACTTGCTGATGAAATTCAACCACAGTGGAACATTGGGATTCCTACTCGCCTTAATGTCGATTCACATGGAAAAATAAAGAGTGTTGCCATGATATGTGACTCCAATTCACAAGATCCGTTAGCCTTGAGATCGCATCGACCATCCAGTATGGGATCAAATGTGAAGAGCAACATAGAAGCCGTTTGGATGGGGCACTCTCCTCCTTTGCTAAGGCTTGCAATTGTGGATTTAGCGCTACCAAAAACTCCTAGTGATAGCTCTTTGTCCCTGTTTCTAGATCCCCTTGTTCCAGAGAGATTTTATTGTGCTCATGGTGGGGGCCTTGACATGGTCACGCTGCACTTCCTACCATTTTCATACCCTGAAATGGCTTCAACACCACCCTCCGTGCATCCTATCCTCACTACAGGCAATAGTGAAACAAGTTCTCCTTTCCTTTGTGGATTTGTTACCATAGCTGATGCATATGGTCACGTACAGTTAGTTGGCATCACATGCCTGGGTGAGTGCTTTGTGGTGGAGATGAAGGGTTGGAAGGAACCTACACCTCTTCAGCTTGACATAGATAGCAAGAGTATTAAGGATGTGGAGCCTCCTGCAACTGGAATGATCAGCAAGGAGCTTATTGCTGGTCCAGACCCACCCATACTTCCATCTTCGTCAAGCCTGAAGTCATTGACCCCTGACTCTATTGAAGGAAAATCCACGCTTCATCACTATATTAAGGTCTTCCACGAGTACTATGTGGAATACGGACACAAG GTCTTCATTGAGCTCAAGGAGCATGCAGACTATGTGAAGACAGAACTTGAAGACAAACAGAAACGCTTAGAAGCAGTGAAGAAATCACTTCTATCCATAGAAACCAAAGACCAAGACATTAACAAGAGGATAGATCGGGCCTTCAAGGTGTACGAACTGTTGGAGAAGCGGATAGATAGCTTCAAGATGCTTCCTGCTGCAAATAAGAAACCATTATCTCAGGCAGAGCAGGAGTTCAAGGCACAGCTAG ATAGATTTGCAGATGTGGAGCTGGATGCTTTGCGTTCTTCTATTGCTGCCCTGAGCGCGAGGATGAAGCGGTTTGCTCAGCAGCCCGTGGGAGGTACAGCTGGCACAGGAGTGATACTGTGGCAGGCTCCGAAGGCGGGACGAAGCCATATTTCTGAATCCCAGATGTCGCTGCTGAAATCTTCGCTCGAGAAGCTCTCGATCCTCAACGAAGAAAACAATCTGAAGTTGCGGCTAATTGATCATGAACTCAAGAACAAGGAGCAATAG
- the LOC101760225 gene encoding 26S proteasome non-ATPase regulatory subunit 1 homolog A isoform X2 codes for MAAVATVSSASGLLAMLQEPAPELKLHALTSLNSVVHLFWPEISTSVPTIESLYEDEEFDQRQLAALVVSKVFYYLGELNDSLSYALGAGPLFDVSDDSDYAHALLAKALDEYASIKTRASKATEEEENIDPRLEAIVERMLEKCILDGKYQQAMGMAVECRRLDKLEEAIVRCDNIQGALSYCINLSHQYVNHREYRFEVLRCLVKIYKTLPNPDYLSICQCLMFLGEPETVASILDKLLSGSKDDALLAYQIAFDLVENENQAFLLNVRNRLASPTPVPSNPDTGSALQDDQTASAGTGTEAAGDVQMSDDTTTPNGNAHTVDPNEIAHTDRLGKIKGILSGETSIQLTLQFLYSHNRSDLLILKTIKQAVEMRNSVCHSATICANAVMHAGTTVDTFLRENLEWLSRATNWAKFSATAGLGVIHRGHLQQGRALMAPYLPQSGAVGGGSPYSEGGALYALGLIHANHGEGIKQFLRESLRNTSAEVIQHGACLGLGLAALGTADEEIYEDIKNVLYTDSAVAGEAAGIGMGLLMVGTASEKASEMLAYAHDTQHEKIIRGLSLGIALTVYGREEEADTLIEQMTRDQDPILRYGGMYALALAYRGTANNKAIHQLLHFAVSDVSDDVRRTAVMALGFVLYNEPEQTPRIVSLLSESYNPHVRYGAALAVGISCAGTGLSDAISLLEPLTSDVVDFVRQGALIAMAMVMIQTNESFDSRVGAFRRQLEKIILDKHEDTMSKMGAILASGILDAGGRNVTIKLLSRNKHDKLTAVVGLAVFSQFWYWYPLLYFISLAFSPTAFIGLNSDLKVPKFEFLSHAKPSLFEYPKPTTQQTTTSTVKLPTAILSTYAKAKSRAKKDAESKANQEKATEEASGSTSGKAAKTQEKDADAMQVDNAAEKKAPEPEPTFQLLTNPARVIPAQEKFIRFIEGSRYVPVKPAPSGFILLRDLQPTEAEDLALTDAPSTVAATTGNTAAAAGQQGSGSSAMAVDEEPQPPQPFEYTS; via the exons atggcggcggtggccacgGTGAGCTCCGCCAGCGGGCTCCTCGCGATGCTGCaggagccggcgccggagctgaAGCTGCATGCGCTCACCAGCCTCAACTCCGTCGTCCACCTCTTCTGGCCCGAGATCTCCACCAGCGTCCCCACCAT TGAGAGCTTGTATGAAGATGAGGAGTTTGATCAGAGGCAGCTTGCAGCACTAGTCGTTTCTAAG GTATTTTACTACCTGGGTGAGCTAAATGATTCGCTGTCATATGCACTTGGTGCTGGACCCCTATTTGATGTTTCCGACGATTCTGATTATGCCCATGCTCTTTTAG CCAAAGCATTAGATGAGTATGCCAGTATCAAGACCAGAGCCTCAAAAGctacggaggaggaggagaacatTGATCCTCGATTGGAGGCCATAGTGGAGAGGATGCTTGAAAA GTGTATCCTTGATGGAAAATATCAACAGGCCATGGGTATGGCTGTTGAATGCAGGAGGCTGGATAAGCTGGAGGAAGCAATCGTTCGGTGTGATAATATTCAAGGGGCTCTATCGTattgcatcaacctttctcatCAATATGTTAATCACCGTGAATATCGCTTTGAG GTTCTCCGCTGTCTTGTTAAAATATACAAAACTTTGCCAAATCCAGATTATCTGAGCATTTGCCAGTGTCTTATGTTTCTGGGTGAGCCAGAAACCGTCGCAAGCATATTGGACAAGCTGCTTTCTGGAAGCAAG GATGATGCTCTCCTCGCATATcagattgctttcgatcttgtAGAGAACGAAAACCAGGCCTTCCTTTTGAATGTGAGAAATCGTCtggcctcgccgacccctgtgCCATCTAACCCAGACACTGGGTCAGCTTTACAAGATGATCAAACTGCTAGTGCGGGTACAGGCACAGAAGCAGCTGGAGATGTTCAAATGAGTGATGACACAACTACACCGAATGGAAATGCTCATACTGTGGATCCGAATGAGATAGCACACACCGACAGGCTTGGCAAAATTAAAGGAATACTATCAGGGGAAACTTCTATTCAGCTGACATTGCAATTTCTATATAGCCACAATAG GTCGGATCTTTTAATTCTGAAAACAATAAAGCAGGCTGTGGAAATGAGAAACAGTGTTTGCCACAGTGCAACAATATGTGCCAATGCAGTCATGCATGCAGGAACTACCGTAGACACTTTCCTAAGAGAGAATCTG GAGTGGTTAAGCAGAGCAACCAATTGGGCGAAATTCAGTGCAACTGCTGGACTAGGTGTCATTCATAGAGGCCACCTTCAACAAGGCCGGGCTTTAATGGCCCCCTACCTACCTCAAAGTGGTGCAGTTGGTGGTGGCAGTCCATATTCAGAAGGTGGTGCCCTCTATGCGTTAGGTCTGATTCATGCCAATCATGGTGAAGGAATCAAGCAGTTCCTCCGTGAAAGTCTTCGCAACACCAGTGCTGAG GTCATCCAACATGGTGCATGTTTGGGACTTGGGCTTGCAGCTTTGGGCACAGCAGATGAGGAGATATATGAGGACATAAAGAATGTCCTTTACACAGACAGTGCTGTGGCTGGTGAGGCTGCTGGTATTGGCATGGGCTTGCTCATGGTTGGGACTGCCAGTGAGAAGGCTAGTGAGATGCTTGCTTATGCTCATGATACACAACATGAAAAGATTATAAG GGGTTTGTCTCTGGGCATTGCGTTGACAGTATATGGcagggaagaagaagcagaCACCTTGATTGAACAAATGACTAGAGATCAAGATCCCATACTACGTTATGGTGGTATGTACGCATTGGCTCTAGCCTACAGGGGAACTGCAAACAACAAAGCTATCCATCAGCTGTTGCATTTTGCTGTATCGGATGTTAGTGATGATGTTCGGAGAACTGCAGTTATGGCTCTTGGATTTGTTCTATACAATGAACCCGAGCAG ACTCCAAGAATTGTGTCCCTGCTCTCTGAATCATACAACCCACATGTTCGTTATGGTGCAGCCTTAGCTGTTGGGATATCTTGTGCAGGAACCGGATTAAGTGATGCGATCTCCTTGCTGGAGCCTCTTACATCAGATGTTGTTGATTTCGTGCGCCAGGGAGCACTTATTGCTATGGCAATGGTAATGATCCAGACCAATGAATCCTTTGATTCTCGTGTTGGAGCATTCAGGCGTCAGTTGGAAAAGATAATTCTTGACAAGCATGAGGACACCATGAGCAAAATGGGCGCCATACTAGCTTCTGGCATTCTCGATGCTGGTGGTAGGAATGTCACAATCAAGCTCCTCTCAAGGAACAAGCATGACAAACTCACTGCTGTGGTTGGTCTCGCCGTTTTCAGTCAGTTCTGGTACTGGTATCCTCTCTTATATTTCATCAGCCTGGCCTTCTCACCAACAGCCTTCATTGGGCTCAACTCTGATCTGAAAGTGCCGAAGTTTGAGTTCCTGTCACATGCTAAACCGTCTCTTTTCGAGTATCCCAAACCGACAACTCAGCAGACTACAACTTCAACTGTTAAGCTGCCAACGGCTATTTTGTCAACTTACGCCAAGGCAAAATCTAGGGCAAAGAAGGATGCAGAAAGCAAAGCTAACCAGGAGAAGGCCACAGAAGAGGCTTCTGGTTCTACTTCAGGCAAGGCGGCTAAAACTCAGGAGAAGGATGCTGATGCAATGCAG GTTGATAACGCCGCAGAGAAGAAGGCCCCTGAACCCGAGCCAACCTTCCAGCTCCTCACAAACCCGGCTCGTGTCATTCCTGCCCAGGAGAAGTTCATCAGGTTTATCGAAGGTAGCCGATACGTCCCGGTGAAGCCTGCTCCCTCTGGATTCATCCTCCTCCGGGACCTGCAGCCCACTGAAGCTGAGGACCTCGCGTTGACCGATGCCCCTTCAACAGTTGCAGCAACCACTGGCAACACGGCAGCTGCTGCAGGTCAACAAGGATCCGGATCATCCGCCATGGCTGTAGATGAGGAGCCGCAGCCACCTCAACCCTTCGAGTACACCTCGTAA
- the LOC101760225 gene encoding 26S proteasome non-ATPase regulatory subunit 1 homolog A isoform X1 — protein MAAVATVSSASGLLAMLQEPAPELKLHALTSLNSVVHLFWPEISTSVPTIESLYEDEEFDQRQLAALVVSKVFYYLGELNDSLSYALGAGPLFDVSDDSDYAHALLAKALDEYASIKTRASKATEEEENIDPRLEAIVERMLEKYEDILLICGICQFVRLAMFLMLIHYLRCILDGKYQQAMGMAVECRRLDKLEEAIVRCDNIQGALSYCINLSHQYVNHREYRFEVLRCLVKIYKTLPNPDYLSICQCLMFLGEPETVASILDKLLSGSKDDALLAYQIAFDLVENENQAFLLNVRNRLASPTPVPSNPDTGSALQDDQTASAGTGTEAAGDVQMSDDTTTPNGNAHTVDPNEIAHTDRLGKIKGILSGETSIQLTLQFLYSHNRSDLLILKTIKQAVEMRNSVCHSATICANAVMHAGTTVDTFLRENLEWLSRATNWAKFSATAGLGVIHRGHLQQGRALMAPYLPQSGAVGGGSPYSEGGALYALGLIHANHGEGIKQFLRESLRNTSAEVIQHGACLGLGLAALGTADEEIYEDIKNVLYTDSAVAGEAAGIGMGLLMVGTASEKASEMLAYAHDTQHEKIIRGLSLGIALTVYGREEEADTLIEQMTRDQDPILRYGGMYALALAYRGTANNKAIHQLLHFAVSDVSDDVRRTAVMALGFVLYNEPEQTPRIVSLLSESYNPHVRYGAALAVGISCAGTGLSDAISLLEPLTSDVVDFVRQGALIAMAMVMIQTNESFDSRVGAFRRQLEKIILDKHEDTMSKMGAILASGILDAGGRNVTIKLLSRNKHDKLTAVVGLAVFSQFWYWYPLLYFISLAFSPTAFIGLNSDLKVPKFEFLSHAKPSLFEYPKPTTQQTTTSTVKLPTAILSTYAKAKSRAKKDAESKANQEKATEEASGSTSGKAAKTQEKDADAMQVDNAAEKKAPEPEPTFQLLTNPARVIPAQEKFIRFIEGSRYVPVKPAPSGFILLRDLQPTEAEDLALTDAPSTVAATTGNTAAAAGQQGSGSSAMAVDEEPQPPQPFEYTS, from the exons atggcggcggtggccacgGTGAGCTCCGCCAGCGGGCTCCTCGCGATGCTGCaggagccggcgccggagctgaAGCTGCATGCGCTCACCAGCCTCAACTCCGTCGTCCACCTCTTCTGGCCCGAGATCTCCACCAGCGTCCCCACCAT TGAGAGCTTGTATGAAGATGAGGAGTTTGATCAGAGGCAGCTTGCAGCACTAGTCGTTTCTAAG GTATTTTACTACCTGGGTGAGCTAAATGATTCGCTGTCATATGCACTTGGTGCTGGACCCCTATTTGATGTTTCCGACGATTCTGATTATGCCCATGCTCTTTTAG CCAAAGCATTAGATGAGTATGCCAGTATCAAGACCAGAGCCTCAAAAGctacggaggaggaggagaacatTGATCCTCGATTGGAGGCCATAGTGGAGAGGATGCTTGAAAAGTATGAAGATATTCTATTGATTTGTGGTATCTGCCAGTTCGTCAGATTAGCTATGTTCCTAATGTTAATTCATTATCTCAGGTGTATCCTTGATGGAAAATATCAACAGGCCATGGGTATGGCTGTTGAATGCAGGAGGCTGGATAAGCTGGAGGAAGCAATCGTTCGGTGTGATAATATTCAAGGGGCTCTATCGTattgcatcaacctttctcatCAATATGTTAATCACCGTGAATATCGCTTTGAG GTTCTCCGCTGTCTTGTTAAAATATACAAAACTTTGCCAAATCCAGATTATCTGAGCATTTGCCAGTGTCTTATGTTTCTGGGTGAGCCAGAAACCGTCGCAAGCATATTGGACAAGCTGCTTTCTGGAAGCAAG GATGATGCTCTCCTCGCATATcagattgctttcgatcttgtAGAGAACGAAAACCAGGCCTTCCTTTTGAATGTGAGAAATCGTCtggcctcgccgacccctgtgCCATCTAACCCAGACACTGGGTCAGCTTTACAAGATGATCAAACTGCTAGTGCGGGTACAGGCACAGAAGCAGCTGGAGATGTTCAAATGAGTGATGACACAACTACACCGAATGGAAATGCTCATACTGTGGATCCGAATGAGATAGCACACACCGACAGGCTTGGCAAAATTAAAGGAATACTATCAGGGGAAACTTCTATTCAGCTGACATTGCAATTTCTATATAGCCACAATAG GTCGGATCTTTTAATTCTGAAAACAATAAAGCAGGCTGTGGAAATGAGAAACAGTGTTTGCCACAGTGCAACAATATGTGCCAATGCAGTCATGCATGCAGGAACTACCGTAGACACTTTCCTAAGAGAGAATCTG GAGTGGTTAAGCAGAGCAACCAATTGGGCGAAATTCAGTGCAACTGCTGGACTAGGTGTCATTCATAGAGGCCACCTTCAACAAGGCCGGGCTTTAATGGCCCCCTACCTACCTCAAAGTGGTGCAGTTGGTGGTGGCAGTCCATATTCAGAAGGTGGTGCCCTCTATGCGTTAGGTCTGATTCATGCCAATCATGGTGAAGGAATCAAGCAGTTCCTCCGTGAAAGTCTTCGCAACACCAGTGCTGAG GTCATCCAACATGGTGCATGTTTGGGACTTGGGCTTGCAGCTTTGGGCACAGCAGATGAGGAGATATATGAGGACATAAAGAATGTCCTTTACACAGACAGTGCTGTGGCTGGTGAGGCTGCTGGTATTGGCATGGGCTTGCTCATGGTTGGGACTGCCAGTGAGAAGGCTAGTGAGATGCTTGCTTATGCTCATGATACACAACATGAAAAGATTATAAG GGGTTTGTCTCTGGGCATTGCGTTGACAGTATATGGcagggaagaagaagcagaCACCTTGATTGAACAAATGACTAGAGATCAAGATCCCATACTACGTTATGGTGGTATGTACGCATTGGCTCTAGCCTACAGGGGAACTGCAAACAACAAAGCTATCCATCAGCTGTTGCATTTTGCTGTATCGGATGTTAGTGATGATGTTCGGAGAACTGCAGTTATGGCTCTTGGATTTGTTCTATACAATGAACCCGAGCAG ACTCCAAGAATTGTGTCCCTGCTCTCTGAATCATACAACCCACATGTTCGTTATGGTGCAGCCTTAGCTGTTGGGATATCTTGTGCAGGAACCGGATTAAGTGATGCGATCTCCTTGCTGGAGCCTCTTACATCAGATGTTGTTGATTTCGTGCGCCAGGGAGCACTTATTGCTATGGCAATGGTAATGATCCAGACCAATGAATCCTTTGATTCTCGTGTTGGAGCATTCAGGCGTCAGTTGGAAAAGATAATTCTTGACAAGCATGAGGACACCATGAGCAAAATGGGCGCCATACTAGCTTCTGGCATTCTCGATGCTGGTGGTAGGAATGTCACAATCAAGCTCCTCTCAAGGAACAAGCATGACAAACTCACTGCTGTGGTTGGTCTCGCCGTTTTCAGTCAGTTCTGGTACTGGTATCCTCTCTTATATTTCATCAGCCTGGCCTTCTCACCAACAGCCTTCATTGGGCTCAACTCTGATCTGAAAGTGCCGAAGTTTGAGTTCCTGTCACATGCTAAACCGTCTCTTTTCGAGTATCCCAAACCGACAACTCAGCAGACTACAACTTCAACTGTTAAGCTGCCAACGGCTATTTTGTCAACTTACGCCAAGGCAAAATCTAGGGCAAAGAAGGATGCAGAAAGCAAAGCTAACCAGGAGAAGGCCACAGAAGAGGCTTCTGGTTCTACTTCAGGCAAGGCGGCTAAAACTCAGGAGAAGGATGCTGATGCAATGCAG GTTGATAACGCCGCAGAGAAGAAGGCCCCTGAACCCGAGCCAACCTTCCAGCTCCTCACAAACCCGGCTCGTGTCATTCCTGCCCAGGAGAAGTTCATCAGGTTTATCGAAGGTAGCCGATACGTCCCGGTGAAGCCTGCTCCCTCTGGATTCATCCTCCTCCGGGACCTGCAGCCCACTGAAGCTGAGGACCTCGCGTTGACCGATGCCCCTTCAACAGTTGCAGCAACCACTGGCAACACGGCAGCTGCTGCAGGTCAACAAGGATCCGGATCATCCGCCATGGCTGTAGATGAGGAGCCGCAGCCACCTCAACCCTTCGAGTACACCTCGTAA
- the LOC101761169 gene encoding probable nucleoredoxin 3, translating into MEGREEVKKHVEMLQLAGVQSLLSNGGKEVPLSSIEGKVTCLFFSAHWCRPCRNFTPKLVQIYTMLRNTGKNIEIIFISLDHDETSFLDHFKSMPWLALPFNSSLRRKLCSHFGIEHIPALIPLSVTPSGELGFEEDAVKLVEEYGAEAYPFSVKRRGELEAIDDARRQGGKLQELLGCKDRDYVVSAYGTKVSIADLTGKTVGLYFGAHWCPPCRAFTKQLMEVYNELKILRPRSFEVIFISIDRSKEEFEESLSATPWLAIPYSDTARQELTRIFAIKGIPALLILGLDGKVLKTDGRTAISTYGATAFPFTESRVSEVNEALRKEGDKLPRRVNNPRHRHELELDMAKAYVCDECQQKGRYWVFSCKPCNFDLHPSCVGASNAESI; encoded by the exons AtggaaggaagggaggaggtGAAGAAACATGTGGAAATGTTACAGCTGGCTGGTGTTCAATCTCTTCTATCCAATGGAGGAAAG GAAGTACCTCTGTCCTCCATTGAAGGGAAGGTGACCTGCCTCTTCTTCTCAGCTCACTGGTGCAGGCCATGCAGGAACTTCACCCCAAAGCTAGTCCAAATCTACACAATGCTCCGCAATACTGGCAAGAATATCGAAATTATCTTCATATCACTTGATCATGACGAGACCAGCTTCTTGGATCACTTCAAAAGCATGCCATGGCTCGCTCTGCCATTCAACTCCAGCCTAAGGAGAAAGTTGTGCAGCCATTTTGGAATTGAGCACATCCCCGCATTGATTCCTTTGTCAGTAACACCATCTGGTGAGTTAGGATTCGAAGAGGATGCAGTGAAGCTGGTTGAGGAGTACGGAGCAGAAGCATACCCCTTCAGTGTAAAGAGGCGAGGGGAGCTGGAGGCCATAGATGATGCCAGGAGACAAGGAGGTAAGCTTCAGGAGCTTCTTGGCTGCAAGGACAGAGACTATGTCGTAAGTGCATATGGCACAAAG GTTTCTATAGCTGACCTTACTGGCAAGACTGTCGGCCTGTATTTTGGGGCACACTGGTGCCCACCTTGCCGTGCCTTCACGAAACAGCTCATGGAGGTGTACAATGAACTGAAAATCTTGAGACCTAGAAGCTTTGAGGTTATCTTCATTTCTATAGACCGCAGTAAAGAGGAATTCGAAGAAAGCCTAAGTGCAACACCATGGCTTGCCATCCCTTACTCTGACACTGCTAGGCAAGAGCTTACAAGAATATTCGCTATCAAGGGCATCCCAGCGCTCCTGATACTTGGTTTGGATGGTAAAGTTCTAAAAACAGATGGCAGGACAGCAATCTCAACTTACGGTGCAACAGCATTCCCATTCACAGAATCTAGAGTTTCTGAGGTGAATGAAGCACTCAGGAAGGAAGGAGACAAGCTGCCACGCCGAGTGAACAATCCACGACACAGGCATGAGCTTGAGTTGGACATGGCTAAGGCCTATGTCTGTGATGAATGCCAGCAGAAGGGGAGGTACTGGGTGTTCTCTTGTAAGCCATGTAACTTTGACCTCCATCCCTCCTGTGTAGGAGCAAGTAATGCAGAGAGCATCTAA